ATAACATGTGATTCCGAAAAACTCCTCCAGCACTCTGGCGGCTTTGGCAGTCGAGGAGACTCTAAAGGCAATGTAGCATTCGTTCTTTTTCTGCAAAGTAGCCAGACTGCTTTCCTCCAGAAGCACACCATTATGGAGTATGCCAATATCATCGGCCAGAAGCGCGATTTCTGACAAAATATGGCTTGATATCAAAATGGTTTTTCCACGTTCCTCACTTAGAAAACGGATAAACTTCCGGATTTCAGTAATGCCGATGGGGTCCAGTCCATTAGTTGGCTCATCGAGAATCAGCAGCTCGGGATCGTGTATGATGGCATTTGCGATTCCGAGGCGCTGTTTCATGCCCAGTGAGTATTTTGAAAAAAGCTTCTTATCATTATAGGGAAGCCCCACAAGCTCCAGCGCTTCCTTAACTGCATTCAGACTTACTGTTCCTCTAAGCCTGGCAAACACATTAAGGTTTTCTGCTCCTGTAAGATTTGGATAAAAGCCTGGGGCTTCAATGATCGCACCAATACGGGGATAAATGTCTTTCTGATGCGTCTCAACTCTTTGGCCGAAAATTTCAATTTCTCCTTTCGTTATACGGGTAAGGCCCATCATCATTTTCATAATCGTAGTTTTGCCCGCACCATTTCGGCCTAAAAGGCCATAAATCTTGCCCTGTCTTATATGAAGGTTGACACGATCTGCTACGGTTTGCTCCCCATAGATTTTGGTTAAATCTTTTGTTTGAATGATCAGTTTTTGCATCTGCTTTCCTCCTCGTTTTTTTCTACTTATCAGTATAGGAAAAACAGCTTGTATAACCATTGCCAAAACCTTGCTTTTTTCTAACTTTTAACACAAGGGCAGAGTAACAGTAAAAATGGTTCCCTGGCATAAAGCGCTGTCTGCCTGAATGGTTCCCCCGTTTGCCTGAACCAGTTCTTTTGTGATGGCCAGTCCAAGGCAGCTGCCCCCACCACTCCTCGATGTGTCACATTTGTACAGTCTTTCAAAAATATAGGGAAGCTGGTCGGGGACAATGCCGCTTCCATCATCTTTTACCCATAGCTTTATGCTGTTTTGAGTTCGCTCAACGCCGATTTCCAGCGCGGAACAGCCGCTGTGCTTTACAGCATTTTGAATAAGATTATTCAGAATACGATTCCAAGAGCGTGCATCAATCCAAACCTTGTATTCTTCATCTGGAATATGAAACGTGTAATCAAGGCCGTTTTCCTCAAACAACGGAATCCAGCCAATGATCCCATCTCGGGTGAGCTCACATATGCCGCGCTCTTCAAAATAAAAATGATATTCCTTTGATTCCAGCTTGAACCAGTCAAAGAGAATGTCCACATAGTCCTTGAGATCATAAGCCTTTGACCAGACAATACCCAGATATCTTTTTCGCTCCTCTGCTTCTACCTTTCCGCTGTTCAGTACGTCTAAATAGCCGATAAGGGAAGTGAGAGGGGTACGGACATCGTGGGACAAACTGGTCATCAGCTGCCTGTTTGCCTTTTCATTTTTCTTCAGCGAAGCAATCTCACATTCACTGTTTTTGACAATTTTATTGATTTTATAGCACAGCTCTGCGGTCATATCCCCTTTTCTTGCTAAAATTCGTCGGTTAAAGTTGCCTACCTCGACCTCCTCAAGAATGGCACAGGCTTTTATCAAGCGCTTTTTAACTTTAAGTAGCAGGTTACACAGAATCAAAACAACCGCGGCAAGTACCAGACACAGGATGGTTAAAGCTGTGACGCTCATAAAACAGCCCCTTTGTTAAAACGGTAACCCACCCCCCAGATAGTTTGGATATAAGCTGTCTCCTGCTCTTTTTTCTCAATTTTTCTTC
The DNA window shown above is from Eubacterium limosum and carries:
- a CDS encoding ABC transporter ATP-binding protein, whose protein sequence is MQKLIIQTKDLTKIYGEQTVADRVNLHIRQGKIYGLLGRNGAGKTTIMKMMMGLTRITKGEIEIFGQRVETHQKDIYPRIGAIIEAPGFYPNLTGAENLNVFARLRGTVSLNAVKEALELVGLPYNDKKLFSKYSLGMKQRLGIANAIIHDPELLILDEPTNGLDPIGITEIRKFIRFLSEERGKTILISSHILSEIALLADDIGILHNGVLLEESSLATLQKKNECYIAFRVSSTAKAARVLEEFFGITCYVIENDHNMRVLDTSMDIAEINKAFIMNEIAVSRSDLCEETLEDYFKKITGGEGIA
- a CDS encoding sensor histidine kinase — translated: MSVTALTILCLVLAAVVLILCNLLLKVKKRLIKACAILEEVEVGNFNRRILARKGDMTAELCYKINKIVKNSECEIASLKKNEKANRQLMTSLSHDVRTPLTSLIGYLDVLNSGKVEAEERKRYLGIVWSKAYDLKDYVDILFDWFKLESKEYHFYFEERGICELTRDGIIGWIPLFEENGLDYTFHIPDEEYKVWIDARSWNRILNNLIQNAVKHSGCSALEIGVERTQNSIKLWVKDDGSGIVPDQLPYIFERLYKCDTSRSGGGSCLGLAITKELVQANGGTIQADSALCQGTIFTVTLPLC